A genomic region of Solanum dulcamara chromosome 2, daSolDulc1.2, whole genome shotgun sequence contains the following coding sequences:
- the LOC129879970 gene encoding uncharacterized protein LOC129879970, translating to MGKKLDALLGRNFKTSKFKATANLAISRVTVLKNQRQVRGSIARSDVIQLLNLGYHERALLRVEQVIKEQNMLDVFDMVEGYCLLAIERINLIQQEKICPEELKEAISSLIYAASRCGEFPELKELRAIFMSRFGKEFAARAVELRNNCGVNTKMIQKLSTRMPSLEQRTKVLKEIAAENNIVLKIEETILENTEEKKVTENRKDQSEGHIPVLPQDVDHVARREYKDVADAAQEAFESAAYAAAAARAAVELSRSESRDPDDPKSPSQKPRNVSDVHEDLIAEFRTGEEKNNEGVNVGDGVEKTQPSQNYGFHSENQFSDEDEVEERKQRKFNEQFKRSVSASSSDSADDILVDEVKSPRHGVIFDEIDEEVGEENRIPSLKCPKNEVFGSPMHQAGNEKEIEGFTKQGAVYLDISKKPISMRTRKNFHW from the exons ATGGGAAAAAAACTTGATGCTTTACTAGGAAGAAACTTTAAGACTAGCAAATTCAAGGCCACTGCAAATCTAGCCATTTCCAGGGTTACTGTACTCAAGAACCAACGTCAAGTACGAGGCTCGATCGCGCGGTCCGATGTGATTCAGCTCTTAAACCTTGGTTACCATGAAAGAGCTCTTCTTAGg GTTGAGCAAGTTATCAAGGAACAAAATATGTTGGATGTGTTTGACATGGTAGAAGGCTATTGTCTTTTGGCTATTGAAAGAATCAACCTTATTCAACAAGAAAA AATATGTCCTGAGGAATTGAAGGAGGCGATATCAAGCTTGATTTATGCAGCTTCAAGGTGTGGTGAATTCCCAGAACTTAAAGAACTTCGAGCTATTTTCATGTCAAGATTTGGGAAAGAATTTGCAGCTCGTGCGGTTGAGTTAAGAAACAACTGTGGAGTAAATACTAAG ATGATACAAAAGCTGTCAACAAGGATGCCTAGCTTAGAGCAAAGAACCAAAGTGCTGAAGGAAATTGCTGCAGAGAATAACATTGTTTTGAAAATTGAGGAAACGATTTTGGAGAATACAGAG GAGAAGAAAGTCACTGAGAATAGGAAGGACCAGTCTGAAGGTCACATACCAGTTTTACCTCAAGATGTAGACCATGTAGCTAGGAGAGAATATAAAGATGTAGCAGATGCAGCTCAAGAAGCTTTTGAATCTGCTGCTTATGCAGCAGCTGCTGCAAGAGCAGCTGTGGAACTCTCTCGGTCTGAATCGCGTGATCCAGATGACCCTAAAAGTCCGAGTCAGAAGCCAAGGAATGTATCAGACGTTCATGAGGATTTAATAGCTGAGTTTCGTACAGGAGAGGAGAAGAATAATGAGGGAGTGAATGTTGGGGATGGAGTAGAGAAAACACAGCCTAGTCAGAACTATGGTTTTCACTCTGAAAACCAATTCTCCGATGAAGATGAGGTGGAAGAACGCAAACAGAGGAAGTTTAATGAACAGTTCAAGAGATCAGTCTCTGCTTCAAGTTCTGATTCAGCAGACGACATTCTTGTTGATGAGGTGAAAAGTCCCAGGCATGGTGTAATTTTTGATGAAATCGATGAAGAAGTTGGAGAGGAAAACAGAATTCCGTCATTAAAATGTCCTAAGAATGAAGTTTTTGGTTCTCCAATGCACCAAGCAGGAAATGAGAAGGAGATTGAAGGATTCACAAAGCAAGGTGCAGTATACCTAGACATAAGTAAGAAGCCAATATCAATGAGAACTAGAAAGAACTTTCACTGGTGA
- the LOC129879971 gene encoding homologous-pairing protein 2 homolog — translation MAPKADSTEGIVLNFVNEQNRPLNVQNAADALQKFNLKKAAVQKALDNLCDSGKISFKEYGKQKIYLARQDQFDIPDSEELNRMKEENSNLQEKLNEQKKAISEVEAEMKSLQSNLTLEEIHAKESKLRNEVDEMEKKLIKLREGVTLVSPEERKAIEGLYLEALNQWRRRKRMFRDVWDAITENSPKNPKEFKEELGVEYDEDVGVNFQSFADLMQHGKKRR, via the exons ATGGCGCCTAAAGCAGATAGCACTGAAG GAATCGTGCTCAATTTCGTGAACGAG CAAAATAGACCATTGAATGTCCAAAATGCGGCAGATGCACTGCAAAAGTTTAACCTAAAAAAAGCTGCAGTTCAAAAAGCCCTGGATAATCTCTGTGACAGTGGTAAGATATCATTTAAAGAGTATGGCAAGCAGAAAATTTACCTGGCTCGGCAAGATCAGTTTGACATCCCAGACAGTGAAGAGCTTAATAGAATGAAAGAGGAAAATTCCAATCTACAAGAGAAGTTGAATGAACAGAAGAAAGCCATTAGTGAGGTTGAAGCAG AGATGAAGTCTCTGCAGTCAAATTTGACTCTGGAAGAGATACACGCTAAAGAATCCAAACTGAGAAACGAG GTTGATGAGATGGAAAAGAAACTAATTAAATTGCGGGAAGGTGTTACTCTTGTAAGTCCAGAAGAAAGAAAAGCCATTGAGGGGTTGTATTTGGAAGCCTTAAATCAGTGGAGAAGGCGAAAAAGGATGTTCAGAGATGTATGGGATGCCATAACTGAGAACTCACCCAAAAATCCCAAAGAGTTTAAG GAGGAACTTGGAGTTGAATATGATGAggatgttggtgtgaattttcAGTCTTTTGCTGACCTGATGCAACACGGCAAGAAGCGTCGCTAG
- the LOC129874284 gene encoding 30S ribosomal protein 3, chloroplastic-like isoform X1: protein MLSMSVQSSLRGNLSIPSLPSQNPSYKSFKCSSFSLNNKASSTRKIHKMIASAVTETEPVAAETSESSVQEIQKSDMKKKVIEKPRLVLKFIWMEKNIGLGLDQVLPDHGSVPLSPYFFWPRKDAWEELKTTLESKPWISQKQMIILLNQATDIINLWQQSGGNLS from the exons atgttatcaATGTCAGTTCAATCTAGCTTGAGAGGCAATTTAAGTATCCCTTCTTTACCTTCACAAAATCCTTCTTACAAATCTTTCAAATGTTCTTCATTCTCTTTAAACAACAAAGCTTCATCAACAAGAAAAATTCATAAGATGATTGCTTCAGCAGTTACAGAAACAGAACCAGTTGCAGCTGAGACTTCTGAATCTTCTGTTCAAGAAATTCAG AAGTCTGATATGAAGAAAAAGGTAATTGAGAAACCAAGGCTAGTGTTgaaattcatatggatggagAAGAATATTGGACTTGGTCTTGATCAAGTTCTACCAGACCATGGTAGTGTACCATTAAGTCCATACTTTTTTTGGCCAAGGAAGGATGCATGGGAAGAGTTGAAAACAACACTAGAGAGCAAGCCATGGATATCACAAAAGCAAATGATTATTTTGCTTAATCAAGCAACGGATATTATCAATTTGTGGCAGCAGAGTGGTGGAAATTTGTCCTAA
- the LOC129874284 gene encoding 30S ribosomal protein 3, chloroplastic-like isoform X2: MLSMSVQSSLRGNLSIPSLPSQNPSYKSFKCSSFSLNNKASSTRKIHKMIASAVTETEPVAAETSESSVQEIQSDMKKKVIEKPRLVLKFIWMEKNIGLGLDQVLPDHGSVPLSPYFFWPRKDAWEELKTTLESKPWISQKQMIILLNQATDIINLWQQSGGNLS; this comes from the exons atgttatcaATGTCAGTTCAATCTAGCTTGAGAGGCAATTTAAGTATCCCTTCTTTACCTTCACAAAATCCTTCTTACAAATCTTTCAAATGTTCTTCATTCTCTTTAAACAACAAAGCTTCATCAACAAGAAAAATTCATAAGATGATTGCTTCAGCAGTTACAGAAACAGAACCAGTTGCAGCTGAGACTTCTGAATCTTCTGTTCAAGAAATTCAG TCTGATATGAAGAAAAAGGTAATTGAGAAACCAAGGCTAGTGTTgaaattcatatggatggagAAGAATATTGGACTTGGTCTTGATCAAGTTCTACCAGACCATGGTAGTGTACCATTAAGTCCATACTTTTTTTGGCCAAGGAAGGATGCATGGGAAGAGTTGAAAACAACACTAGAGAGCAAGCCATGGATATCACAAAAGCAAATGATTATTTTGCTTAATCAAGCAACGGATATTATCAATTTGTGGCAGCAGAGTGGTGGAAATTTGTCCTAA